Proteins encoded together in one Psilocybe cubensis strain MGC-MH-2018 chromosome 8, whole genome shotgun sequence window:
- a CDS encoding Sorting nexin-33, which translates to MATLPRSTKYPPAPADPSFHRPVSDFDSGINTSVAWTEHLENASSSPLSLSKARSRRYLSESDAKPSLSEEEDDDDDEPEMMTRPARALYAFEGKPEFRELRVEAGDEFEVIKEDVGDGWSLVKDTTGEVGLLPQSYYTLTTELALSPDIQLDVDVDVAQRTKRREASGSSITPRGSPRSSAHQGSLTPLIPQHTGEWLPNFPSFRQSLLGGKSLNRFSSFVTSGAESFLLNGSPTPEATVEPTPISKPGHAKEDTSASLFEASEEERTRLAILGLGEADKHLIDAGPAGPAWHAKTPPLNVLVHSPSKRTSGLTGAYTMYSITSIFAPSPAQAAAAAEWVEVPDPDDVHPPSPTAISASSSASTGVGGDGKTRITVQRRFSHFVMLHTALSRRLPGIVLPPLPEKQYAGRFSHDFVEARRGDLERYLSKIVRHPVVRYAEALTFFLGCDNDSEWARLWPQHISAPAAGPAFYARVYHPAFNVDLEDAEEAINAFQNHARAVGKSVQGLRSVFGRIREARIEMSKAERLLSYSLLSLITSKPMAASSAPGTTRDEEDASGHSTTTAAAAEKMKGLNNSDGAWCWRENCADCLKLTKAVQKTSETLQTVANLYDGHARRTQLATHESLKLMAHPSSLYESVITTHKSTLSRYREAVGISNKSALTYANEDMAGRCETVLNTTMAEMDVYHTQKVEDLKTVATDHLDGEIAFYEQILTRLRTARKTFDDPQYTALAESPRLPSIYERDLSFDPANPQSFSGGSSGGGGGGGGMATRPLPQPCPHVFDSAPMRPVSVAIQEGVGMFLGEGGVGRASVFGRFW; encoded by the exons ATGGCTACTCTTCCTAGGTCCACAAAGTACCCACCGGCGCCCGCAGATCCCTCATTTCACCGCCCTGTCTCTGATTTTGACTCAGGCATCAACACATCCGTGGCCTGGACCGAACACCTCGAGAATGCCTCGTCCTCGCCGCTCTCACTCTCCAAGGCGCGCTCGCGGCGGTACCTGTCCGAATCAGACGCCAAACCGTCGCTctcagaggaagaagatgatgatgatgacgagcCGGAGATGATGACGCGTCCCGCACGCGCGCTGTACGCATTCGAGGGCAAACCCGAGTTCCGCGAGCTGCGCGTCGAAGCAGGCGACGAGTTCGAGGTCATAAAAGAAGACGTCGGCGACGGCTGGAGTCTCGTGAAAGACACTACGGGGGAGGTCGGCCTCTTGCCGCAGTCCTATTACACG CTGACCACTGAACTTGCGCTTTCGCCTGATATCCAgctcgatgtcgatgtcgatgtcgcgCAACGCACAAAACGGCGCGAGGCGTCTGGGTCGTCGATCACACCACGGGGCTCGCCGCGATCGTCAGCGCATCAGGGATCGCTGACACCCTTGATCCCTCAGCATACTGGAGAGTGGCTGCCCAACTTTCCCAGCTTCCGACAAAGCCTCCTCGGTGGGAAATCGCTCAACAGATTCTCAAGCTTCGTAACCAGCGGCGCCGAATCCTTCCTCCTCAACGGCAGTCCGACCCCAGAAGCCACAGTCGAACCCACCCCGATCTCTAAACCCGGGCACGCAAAGGAAGACACATCCGCCTCGCTCTTCGAAGCGTCCGAAGAGGAACGCACACGGCTCGCGATTCTCGGGCTGGGGGAGGCGGACAAGCACCTCATCGACGCAGGCCCTGCTGGCCCCGCATGGCACGCGAAAACGCCGCCGCTTAACGTCCTCGTACATTCACCCAGCAAGCGCACCTCGGGGCTTACAGGCGCATACACGATGTACAGTATCACGTCCATCTTTGCGCCCTCGCCTGCgcaggctgctgctgctgcggagTGGGTCGAGGTCCCGGACCCGGACGACGTGCACCCGCCGTCGCCCACCGCTATATCTGCATCTTCATCTGCGTCTACAGGTGTAGGAGGAGACGGGAAGACGCGCATCACCGTCCAGCGCCGCTTCTCGCACTTTGTGATGCTGCACACGGCGCTGTCGCGCAGGCTGCCGGGCATCGTGCTGCCCCCGCTGCCGGAGAAACAGTACGCGGGGCGGTTCAGCCACGACTTTGTCGAAGCGCGCCGCGGCGATCTGGAGCGCTATCTCTCCAAGATCGTCAGGCACCCCGTTGTGCGATATGCTGAGGCTCTGACGTTTTTCTTGGGGTGCGATAATGATAGT GAGTGGGCGAGACTTTGGCCACAGCATATATCAGCGCCCGCTGCTGGCCCTGCGTTCTACGCCCGCGTGTACCACCCCGCGTTCAACGTCGACTTGGAagacgcagaagaagccATCAACGCATTCCAAAACCACGCGCGCGCAGTCGGGAAAAGCGTACAGGGACTCCGAAGTGTATTTGGAAGGATTAGAGAGGCGCGGATTG AAATGTCCAAAGCGGAGCGGTTGTTGTCGTACTCGTTGCTTTCGCTTATTACGTCGAAGCCGATGGCGGCGTCCAGCGCCCCAGGTACAACACGCGACGAGGAAGACGCGAGCGGGcactcgacgacgacggcggcggcggcggagaaGATGAAAGGACTGAATAATAGCGATGGCGCATGGTGCTGGCGCGAAAATTGTGCGG ATTGTTTGAAGTTGACCAAGGCGGTGCAAAAGACTTCGGAGACGCTGCAGACCGTGGCGAATTTGTATGATGGTCAC GCGCGACGGACGCAGCTGGCTACGCATGAGTCGTTGAAGCTTATGGCGCATCCGTCTTCTTTGTACGAG AGTGTTATTACGACCCATAAGTCGACTTTATCGCGCTACCGCGAAGCAGTGGGCATATCGAATAAATCAGCTTTGACATAT gcaaacgaagATATGGCAGGCCGATGCGAAACGGTGCTCAACACCACCATGGCGGAGATGGACGTGTACCACACGCAGAAAGTCGAGGATCTCAAGACGGTCGCGACGGACCATCTGGACGGCGAAATCGCATTTTATGAGCAGATTCTGACGCGCCTGCGCACCGCGCGCAAAACGTTCGATGATCCGCAGTACACCGCGCTCGCAGAGTCTCCACGTCTGCCGTCCATTTATGAACGCGACCTTTCATTTGACCCGGCCAATCCGCAGTCCTTTAGTGGTGGTAgcagcggtggtggtggtggtggtggtggtatggCGACAAGACCGCTGCCGCAGCCGTGTCCGCACGTGTTTGATTCGGCGCCGATGCGCCCTGTGAGTGTGGCGATACAGGAGGGGGTTGGGATGTTTTTGGGCGAGGGTGGTGTGGGGAGGGCAAGTGTGTTTGGTCGATTTTGGTGA
- a CDS encoding Efflux pump radE: protein MLNCILMSNNEEKMSSRPGSVPMSATPSLDSSVTHVQPLEKPQHVSEPFTRLERTLSPGHGESALPEDKIGEAVENLEDDWENDPENARNWSTKKKWTAVVILSSYTFVSPLASSMMAPGIPDLALKYGITNSTVVALTLSVFLLSFAIGPLILAPLSEMYGRTWILHFGNLFTIAFSLGCAFAPTTNSFIAFRFLSGFSGSAPIACGGGSVGDLFAAKDRASAMALYSLGPLIGPVIGPIAGGFIAQTIGIKYVFIVIAATCGAVSMVAIPFLRETYGPVIRMRRAAKSGDPEKAAAAHPHLQQEHGSKLHVLWVNLERPFEMLFRSSVCFILSLYMAFMYGIYYLMFATFGSLFSVTYGFKAGIGGLVYLGLGIGFFSATIFGSIFADRVYKHLGAKNGGVCTPEMRIPALFFGSFFVPVGLFTSEAALDNAYCRIRDIWVWDDDYLLYLVDSFAYAASATAAAALFRSLLGFAFPLFGQQMFDALGLGGGNSLLAGLAIALGIPFPVWLYYNGEKMRAGNPLTRDSTLVGYKN from the exons ATGCTTAA CTGCATTCTCATGTCAAATAACGAAGAGAAAATGTCCTCCAGACCAGGAAGTGTACCCATGTCCGCCACTCCCTCCCTCGATTCCTCCGTCACCCATGTACAACCTCTTGAAAAGCCACAACATGTTTCAGAGCCATTCACCCGGCTCGAAAGAACCTTGTCCCCTGGGCACGGAGAGTCTGCCTTACCCGAAGACAAGATCGGAGAAGCAGTCGAGAATCTCGAGGACGATTGGGAAAACGACCCCGAAAACGCCAGAAATTGGTCAACTAAAAAGAAGTGGACGGCCGTTGTGATT CTGTCATCATATACTTTCGTATCTCCGTTGGCTAGTTCGATGATGGCTCCCGGTATCCCAGATCTTGCCTTGAAATACGGAATCACAAATTCAACCGTCGTTGCGCTTACTCTGAGCGTTTTCCTACTTTCATTCGCCATCGGG CCACTCATCCTGGCTCCTCTATCGGAGATGTATGGCAGAACATGG ATTCTCCACTTTGGCAACCTCTTCACGATAGCGTTCAGTTTGGGCTGTGCATTTGCACCAACGACAAACTCATTCATCGCATTCCGTTTCCTAT CTGGCTTTTCCGGAAGTGCGCCGATTGCTTGCGGTGGTGGTTCAGTGGGAGATTTGTTTGCTGCAAAGGATCGTGCGTCGGCCATGGCGCTGTACAGTCTAGGCCCACTGATCG GCCCCGTCATCGGTCCAATTGCTGGAGGATTCATCGCACAAACAATCGGCATCAAATACGTCTTCATCGTGATCGCAG CAACTTGCGGCGCAGTCTCAATGGTCGCTATCCCCTTCCTCCGGGAGACCTACGGCCCCGTAATCCGTATGCGCCGCGCCGCGAAATCAGGCGACCCAGAAAAAGCCGCTGCGGCCCACCCCCACCTGCAACAAGAACACGGCAGCAAGCTCCACGTGCTCTGGGTCAACCTCGAGCGCCCGTTCGAGATGCTGTTCCGCAGCTCGGTGTGCTTTATCCTTAGCTTGTATATGGCTTT tATGTATGGAATCTACTATCTCATGTTCGCTACCTTCGGAT CATTGTTCAGCGTGACATACGGATTCAAAGCCGGAATCGGCGGGCTCGTATACCTAGGCCTCGGAATCGGCTTCTTCTCAGCGACAATCTTCGGCTCCATCTTCGCTGACCGCGTATACAAACAC CTCGGAGCGAAGAACGGCGGTGTGTGTACCCCGGAAATGCGTATCCCCGCGTTGTTCTTCGGGTCGTTCTTCGTGCCTGTGGGACTCTT CACAAGCGAAGCTGCACTGGATAATGCCTATTGTCGGATCAGGGATATTTGGGTTTGGGATGATGACTACCTT CTATACCTAGTCGACTCGTTCGCATACGCTGCGAGTGCGACAGCTGCTGCCGCT CTCTTCCGCTCGTTGCTTGGCTTTGCGTTCCCACTATTTGGACAGCAGATGTTCGATGCGCTCGGTCTGGGCGGTGGAAATTCC TTGCTCGCTGGGCTGGCGATCGCGCTAGGCATTCCCTTCCCCGTGTGGCTTTACTATAACGGCGAGAAAATGCGCGCTGGGAACCCGCTCACACGCGATTCGACGCTGGTTGGGTACAAGAATTAG